From one Thunnus maccoyii chromosome 6, fThuMac1.1, whole genome shotgun sequence genomic stretch:
- the ercc2 gene encoding general transcription and DNA repair factor IIH helicase subunit XPD, whose product MKLNIDGLLVYFPYDYIYPEQYSYMLELKRTLDAKGHGVLEMPSGTGKTISLLSLIIAYQKAFPLDVTKLIYCSRTVPEIEKVVEELRKLMEFYSKETGESNNFLALALSSRKNLCIHPEVSSLRFGKEVDGKCHSLTASYIRAQRHSNPNLPMCRFYEEFDAVGRQVPLPAGIYNLDDLKDFGRRKGWCPYYLARYSILHANIVVYSYHYLLDPKIADLVSKELAKSSVVVFDEAHNIDNVCIDSMSVNITRRTLDRCQNNVDTLQNTIQKIKETDAAKLKQEYRRLVEGLKEANVARETDVYLANPVLPDEILQEAVPGTIRTAEHFVGFLRRFLEYLKARLRVQHVIQESTPQFLKDIFDKVCIDRKPLRFCAERLQSLLRTLEIADIADFSAVTLISNFATLVSTYSQGFTIIIEPFDDRTPTIANPVLHFSCMDPSIAIKPVFQRFQSVIITSGTLSPLDIYPRILDFRPVTMASFTMTLARTCLCPLIVGRGNDQVALSSKFETREDFAVIRNYGNLLLEMSAIVPDGIVAFFTSYVYMENIVASWYEQGILENIQRNKLIFIETPDAAETSMALEKYQEACENGRGAILLSVARGKVSEGIDFVHHFGRAVIMFGVPYVYTQSRILKARLEYLRDQFQIRENDFLTFDAMRHAAQCVGRAIRGKTDYGLMIFADKRYARADKRGKLPRWIQEHINDGSLNLTVDEAVQLSKHFLRQMAQPFRQEDQLGLSLLTLEQLESEEMLQKITQIAHQT is encoded by the exons ATGAA GCTCAACATCGACGGTTTGTTGGTGTATTTTCCATATGACTACATCTATCCTGAGCAGTACTCCTACATGCTGGAGCTGAAGAGGACGCTGGATGCGAAG ggtcATGGAGTCCTGGAGATGCCTTCAGGAACAGGGAAGACCATCTCCCTGCTGTCTCTCATCATTGCCTATCAAAAG gcctTTCCTTTGGATGTGACCAAGCTAATATACTGCTCCAGAACAGTTCCAGAGATTGAGAAG GTCGTGGAGGAGCTCAGGAAGCTGATGGAGTTTTATTCCAAGGAAACCGGAGAGAGCAACAACTTCCTGGCTCTGGCCCTTTCCTCCAGGAAAAACCTCTGCATCCACCCCGAA GTGAGCTCTCTGCGCTTCGGTAAGGAAGTTGACGGAAAGTGTCACAGTCTGACGGCGTCGTACATTCGCGCACAACGACACAGCAACCCCAACCTGCCTATGTGTCGCTTCTATGAG GAGTTTGATGCGGTCGGCCGGCAGGTTCCTCTTCCCGCAGGCATCTACAACCTCGACGACCTGAAGGACTTTGGCAGGAGGAAAGGCTGGTGTCCTTACTATCTGGCACGCTACTCG aTCCTACATGCTAACATCGTGGTGTACAGCTACCACTACCTGCTGGACCCCAAGATAGCCGACCTGGTGTCCAAAGAACTGGCCAAGAGTTCTGTGGTGGTGTTTGATGAGGCTCATAATATAG ACAACGTGTGTATCGACTCCATGAGTGTGAACATCACCAGACGAACGCTGGACCGATGCCAGAACAACGTGGACACGCTGCAGAACACCATACAGAA GATAAAGGAGACAGATGCTGCTAAACTGAAGCAGGAGTACAGGCGACTGGTGGAAGGGTTGAAGGAAGCCAACGTTGCCAGGGAAACAGACGTCTACCTGGCAAATCCAGTGTTGCCAGATGAAATTCTTCAAG AGGCCGTCCCCGGCACCATTCGCACAGCAGAACACTTTGTTGGTTTCTTGAGGCGTTTCCTGGAGTATCTGAAGGCCCGTCTGAGAGTCCAACACGTCATACAGGAGAGCACCCCGCAGTTCCTCAAAGACATCTTCGACAAAGTCTGCATCGACCGCAAACCTCTCAG GTTTTGTGCAGAGCGTTTGCAGTCGTTACTACGAACTCTGGAGATTGCTGACATCGCAGACTTCTCGGCCGTTACTCTCATCTCTAACTTTGCTACTTTGGTCAGCACCTACAGCCAAG GTTTTACTATAATCATCGAGCCGTTTGATGACAGAACTCCAACTATTGCCAACCCTGTGCTGCACTTCAG CTGCATGGATCCGTCTATAGCCATCAAACCTGTTTTTCAAAGATTTCAGTCGGTCATCATCACCTCGGGG ACTCTCTCTCCGCTGGACATCTATCCCCGAATCCTTGACTTCCGCCCCGTTACCATGGCGTCCTTCACCATGACGCTGGCTCGGACCTGCCTCTGTCCTCTG aTTGTCGGCAGGGGAAACGACCAGGTGGCGCTCAGCTCAAAGTTTGAGACCAGAGAGGACTTTG ctGTGATTCGTAACTATGGCAACCTACTTCTGGAGATGTCCGCCATTGTTCCTGACGGCATTGTGGCATTTTTCACCAGCTACGTCTACATGGAGAACATAGTTGCGTCTTGGTATGAACAG ggaaTCCTGGAGAATattcagagaaacaagctgatcTTCATTGAGACTCCGGATGCTGCAGAAACCAGCATGGCCCTGGAGAAATACCAGGAG GCGTGTGAGAACGGCAGAGGAGCCATCCTGCTGTCTGTGGCCAGAGGGAAGGTGTCTGAGGGAATAGATTTCG tgCACCACTTCGGCCGGGCAGTCATCATGTTTGGAGTCCCGTATGTTTACACACAGAGCCGCATCCTGAAG GCTCGTCTGGAGTACCTTCGGGATCAGTTCCAGATCAGAGAGAATGACTTCCTCACATTTGATGCTATGCGTCACGCGGCCCAGTGTGTGGGCAGAGCCATCAGAGGCAAGACGGACTACGGACTCATGATATTTGCtgacaag CGTTACGCCCGAGCAGACAAGCGTGGGAAGCTTCCTCGCTGGATCCAGGAGCACATCAACGACGGCAGTCTGAACCTCACCGTGGACGAGGCGGTCCAGCTCTCTAAGCACTTCCTGCGTCAGATGGCTCAGCCGTTCAG
- the zgc:154093 gene encoding cdc42 effector protein 3, giving the protein MPAKTPIYLKTTTPKKGKKLKLRDVLSGDMISPPLGDVRHSAHVGPEGEGDMFGDVGFLQGKMDMLPSLSRVQNGHARSHSVERHLDEVTPKQDSHSYAYNGYHYQHSSPGLLKTTISMPVFIAHEQAPPKPPRLHLDDPSPSQQNHFHHHQQPTETSYNQTQSNGYSHTDGTHSQQHPTLSLCGNGVVGRLASEPCRDISLSPAIRRLVPSSSSFSEASSEDSMSETCGPLDAHRGLSLDSDAGLSNEDLRSERSESPCAPFHLAGLTAPSNVSRSDSMAGLDLDLGPSILEDVLSIMDRYKGVDDRCEL; this is encoded by the coding sequence ATGCCAGCAAAGACGCCCATTTACCTAAaaactacgactcccaagaaGGGGAAGAAGCTGAAGCTCCGTGATGTCCTCTCAGGTGACATGATCAGCCCACCGCTGGGCGATGTACGTCACAGCGCCCACGTGGGGCCTGAAGGGGAGGGTGACATGTTTGGAGACGTGGGTTTCCTTCAGGGCAAGATGGACATGCTGCCGTCCCTGAGCCGGGTGCAGAACGGGCACGCGCGCTCTCACAGCGTGGAGAGACACCTGGATGAAGTCACCCCAAAACAGGACTCGCACAGCTACGCCTACAACGGTTACCATTACCAGCACTCCTCCCCAGGCCTGCTGAAGACCACCATCTCCATGCCTGTGTTCATCGCCCACGAACAGGCTCCACCCAAACCCCCGCGCCTCCACCTGGACGACCCCTCGCCTTCTCAGCAAAACCACTTCCACCACCATCAGCAGCCTACAGAGACCAGCTACAACCAGACGCAGAGCAACGGCTACAGTCACACAGACGGCACCCACAGCCAGCAGCACCCCACGCTGTCACTCTGTGGGAACGGCGTGGTCGGCCGTTTGGCGTCGGAGCCCTGCCGTGACATCTCCCTCTCCCCCGCCATCCGCAGGCTCGTCCCCTCTTCTAGCTCCTTCTCGGAGGCCTCCTCCGAGGACTCCATGTCGGAGACCTGCGGGCCCCTGGACGCTCACCGGGGCCTCAGCCTCGACTCTGACGCCGGCCTGAGCAACGAGGATCTGAGGAGCGAACGCAGCGAGTCGCCCTGCGCTCCCTTCCATCTCGCCGGTCTCACAGCCCCGTCCAATGTGTCGCGGTCAGACTCGATGGCCGGGCTAGACCTGGATCTGGGGCCCTCCATCCTGGAGGATGTGCTGAGCATCATGGACCGCTACAAGGGCGTGGACGACCGCTGTGAGCTGTGA